The following proteins come from a genomic window of Anaerobutyricum hallii:
- a CDS encoding lactate utilization protein produces MTPKQKAWAIQAEHVIKQMERRHFNAYYCSTKEEALSKALSIIEKGSVIASGGSATIEEVGLLNYIKTHSEEYTFIDRSIAKNEEEKRQIHAKAILSDYYLMSTNAFTMDGQLVNIDGNGNRVSALCYGPKHVVIITGMNKLTPSVEDAYKRIRQDACPPNCVRLGLPTPCSKTGVCGDCMSASSICDLFVTTRMSRYPDRIHIIMVGEELGY; encoded by the coding sequence ATGACACCAAAACAGAAAGCTTGGGCAATACAGGCAGAACATGTGATAAAACAGATGGAACGTAGACACTTTAATGCTTACTATTGTTCTACAAAGGAAGAGGCTTTATCAAAGGCACTCTCCATCATTGAAAAAGGGTCTGTAATTGCCAGCGGCGGTTCCGCTACAATAGAAGAAGTAGGACTGCTTAATTACATAAAAACCCATTCAGAAGAATATACTTTTATTGACCGCAGTATTGCAAAAAATGAGGAAGAAAAAAGACAGATTCACGCAAAAGCAATTCTGTCTGATTATTATCTTATGAGTACAAATGCATTCACCATGGATGGACAGCTTGTCAATATTGATGGAAACGGCAATCGCGTCAGCGCACTTTGCTATGGACCAAAACATGTAGTAATTATTACTGGTATGAACAAACTGACACCATCTGTAGAAGATGCATATAAACGAATCCGTCAGGATGCCTGTCCTCCAAACTGTGTACGTCTTGGACTTCCAACTCCATGCAGCAAAACTGGTGTTTGTGGCGACTGTATGTCTGCTTCTTCTATCTGTGACTTATTTGTCACTACAAGAATGTCACGCTATCCTGACAGAATCCATATCATTATGGTTGGAGAAGAATTAGGTTATTAA
- a CDS encoding ATP-binding protein, whose product MDFRLLLAVCVCDLSDAFGMLLKYIAGPAILYVLDAVFLISIAFISFFLFYYSENMYGSDVFKNRCSLFLLYIPIDLLVILLIISYWKREIYSFSVILILANVYNVVSIILSGWRLCTEKDLEKRKILWESIYYIVPFFIGSILQCFFDNLPWANAALTITILLMFIHNQERLLRKKTEDAEMAVRAKSEFLSRMSHDIRTPINGMMGMLDIAQSHLEDPEKIDLCFSKMRGAADQLLSITNDILDMSKLETGDIQLIEEPFDIASLVDSTLAVQRIIASEKGVKLEQHVDNEIIHPYVCGSPNYVRSILVNIISNAIKYTDAGGIITFSVKEVSCDEEDVHFEFIISDTGIGMSKEFAEHIFEPFAQEDAENRSSYRGTGLGMSIVKNLISKMKGSITLHTVKGEGTTFIITLPVKLDTVCIEKEDTEEVTIEGMRILLVEDNKLNLEVAQYILEDAGGKVSVAKNGLEALECFKQSSENYFDAVLMDVMMSVMDGLTATQEIRKLKRKDAKTVPIIAITANVFNEDVIAAKKAGMNEYIAKPLDFDKLIHTLAKNFSKKKEF is encoded by the coding sequence GTGGATTTTCGTTTACTGCTTGCTGTTTGTGTCTGTGATCTTTCAGATGCTTTTGGGATGTTGTTAAAATATATTGCCGGACCGGCGATTTTGTATGTGTTAGATGCGGTTTTTCTTATTTCAATAGCCTTTATTTCCTTTTTTCTTTTTTATTACAGTGAGAATATGTATGGTTCGGATGTGTTTAAAAATCGGTGTTCTCTGTTTTTGCTATATATACCGATTGATTTGCTGGTGATACTTTTAATTATATCTTATTGGAAAAGAGAGATATATAGCTTTTCTGTGATTTTAATACTGGCGAATGTCTATAATGTAGTTTCTATCATATTAAGTGGATGGAGACTTTGCACTGAAAAGGATTTAGAAAAAAGAAAGATTTTATGGGAATCTATTTACTATATTGTTCCATTTTTTATCGGAAGTATCCTGCAATGTTTTTTTGATAATCTACCATGGGCTAATGCGGCATTAACGATCACAATTTTACTTATGTTCATCCATAATCAGGAACGTCTTCTTAGGAAAAAGACAGAGGATGCGGAAATGGCAGTTCGGGCAAAGTCAGAGTTTTTATCAAGGATGTCTCATGATATTCGAACACCTATTAATGGAATGATGGGTATGTTAGATATTGCACAGTCACATCTTGAAGATCCGGAAAAGATTGATTTATGTTTTTCTAAAATGAGAGGAGCAGCGGATCAGCTTTTATCGATTACGAATGATATATTAGATATGTCCAAGCTTGAAACCGGTGATATTCAGCTTATAGAAGAGCCATTTGATATTGCAAGCTTAGTAGATAGTACATTGGCTGTTCAGCGAATTATTGCTTCTGAAAAGGGCGTAAAATTAGAACAGCATGTAGATAATGAGATTATTCACCCTTATGTATGCGGAAGTCCAAATTATGTGCGTTCCATTTTAGTTAATATTATAAGTAATGCAATAAAATATACAGATGCAGGGGGAATCATTACTTTTTCCGTAAAAGAAGTATCCTGTGATGAAGAAGATGTGCATTTTGAATTTATTATTTCAGATACCGGAATCGGTATGAGTAAAGAGTTTGCAGAGCATATTTTTGAACCATTTGCGCAGGAAGATGCTGAAAATCGTTCCAGCTATCGAGGGACAGGGCTTGGTATGTCCATTGTTAAAAATCTTATAAGTAAGATGAAAGGAAGTATTACTCTTCATACAGTAAAGGGAGAGGGAACGACCTTTATTATTACTCTTCCTGTGAAGTTAGATACCGTTTGTATAGAAAAAGAAGATACAGAAGAAGTTACGATCGAAGGAATGAGAATTCTTCTGGTAGAAGATAACAAGCTGAATCTTGAGGTGGCACAGTATATTTTAGAGGATGCAGGTGGAAAAGTTTCTGTTGCAAAAAATGGTTTAGAAGCGTTGGAATGCTTTAAACAGTCTTCGGAAAATTATTTTGATGCGGTATTAATGGATGTGATGATGTCGGTTATGGATGGGCTTACGGCAACGCAGGAGATTCGAAAATTAAAAAGAAAAGATGCAAAAACCGTCCCGATCATTGCGATAACGGCAAATGTATTTAATGAGGATGTGATTGCAGCCAAAAAAGCCGGAATGAATGAATATATTGCAAAACCGCTTGATTTTGATAAACTGATTCACACCCTCGCAAAAAACTTTTCAAAGAAAAAAGAATTTTAA
- the glyA gene encoding serine hydroxymethyltransferase translates to MFSFDYVKDFDPEVAKAMEDELGRQRNNLELIASENLVSEAVMAAMGSHLTNKYAEGYPGKRYYGGCQYVDVVENLAIERAKELFGCEYVNIQPHSGAQANMAVFFAVMNLGDTYMGMNLDHGGHLTHGSPVNMSGKNYHCVPYGVNDEGVIDYDKVREIALECHPKMIIAGASAYARKIDFKRMREIADEVGAVLMVDMAHIAGLVAAGLHESPIPYAHVTTTTTHKTLRGPRGGMILSSDEVNKKYNFNKAIFPGIQGGPLMHVIAAKAVCLKEALTPEFKEYQKQIVKNASVLADALIERGFDIVSGGTDNHLMLVDLRKMGLTGKDMEKLLDSVHITCNKNTVPNDPQSPFVTSGLRLGTPAVTSRGLKEEDMVQIAEAIKLTIIDRKLEEAEAIVKSLTEKYPIYESIKY, encoded by the coding sequence ATGTTTAGTTTTGACTATGTGAAGGATTTTGATCCGGAAGTTGCAAAAGCGATGGAAGATGAACTCGGAAGACAGAGAAATAATTTGGAGTTGATCGCTTCAGAGAACTTAGTATCCGAAGCAGTTATGGCAGCAATGGGAAGTCATCTTACAAATAAATATGCAGAAGGATATCCTGGAAAACGTTATTATGGTGGATGTCAGTATGTTGATGTTGTAGAGAATCTGGCAATCGAGAGAGCAAAAGAATTGTTTGGATGTGAGTATGTTAATATCCAGCCTCATTCCGGCGCACAGGCCAACATGGCAGTATTCTTTGCAGTAATGAATCTGGGAGATACTTACATGGGAATGAACCTTGATCATGGCGGACATTTAACACATGGAAGCCCTGTAAATATGTCTGGTAAGAACTATCATTGTGTACCTTATGGTGTGAATGATGAAGGAGTGATCGATTACGATAAAGTAAGAGAAATCGCTTTAGAGTGTCATCCAAAGATGATCATTGCTGGTGCAAGCGCCTATGCAAGAAAGATTGATTTTAAGAGAATGCGTGAAATTGCAGATGAAGTTGGAGCAGTATTAATGGTAGATATGGCTCATATCGCAGGTTTAGTAGCTGCAGGTCTTCATGAGAGCCCAATCCCATACGCACACGTTACAACAACAACAACTCATAAGACACTTCGTGGGCCAAGAGGTGGTATGATTTTATCAAGCGATGAGGTAAATAAAAAATACAACTTCAATAAAGCTATCTTCCCAGGAATCCAGGGTGGTCCTTTAATGCATGTAATCGCAGCTAAAGCTGTATGCTTAAAAGAAGCATTAACACCAGAATTTAAAGAATATCAGAAACAAATCGTAAAGAATGCTTCTGTATTGGCAGATGCATTAATTGAAAGAGGATTTGATATTGTATCTGGCGGAACAGATAACCATCTGATGCTTGTAGACCTTCGTAAGATGGGCCTTACAGGAAAAGACATGGAAAAATTATTAGATTCTGTACACATTACATGTAATAAAAATACAGTACCGAATGATCCACAGTCTCCATTTGTAACAAGTGGTCTTCGTCTTGGAACCCCTGCTGTTACATCTAGAGGATTAAAAGAAGAAGATATGGTACAGATAGCAGAAGCAATCAAGCTTACTATTATTGACCGTAAACTTGAGGAAGCAGAAGCAATCGTTAAGTCTCTTACAGAGAAATACCCAATTTATGAGAGTATAAAATACTAA
- the radA gene encoding DNA repair protein RadA, translated as MAKAKAKTVFFCKECGYETPKWMGQCPGCHQWNTMTEEKINPVSRGVGKRGNNLPHQQLTGLFEVSMEEEDRSSSGIPELDRVLGGGIVKGSLTLVGGDPGIGKSTLLLQICRYQANSGKKVVYVSGEESLKQIKMRAQRLGGFKENVFLLCETDINAAAEAVREAKPDMVVVDSVQTMYSEEITSAAGSVSQVREVTSVLMQLAKVEGIAVFLVGHVTKEGVVAGPKTLEHMVDTVLYFEGDQTAIYRILRGVKNRFGSTNEIGVFEMKEQGLVEVENPSKVMLDGRPTDASGSVVVCSMEGTRPLLIEIQALVSPTSFNMPRRTTVGIDFNRVNLLLAVLEKKAGMQLGGCDAYVNLAGGMKLGEPAIDLGIICAVVSSYRNLPVHEGTLIFGEVGLTGEVRGVSHVEQRLAEAVKMGFTRCIMPKTNAEVLSNNICKKIQVIGVSNVREVIQVL; from the coding sequence ATGGCAAAAGCAAAGGCAAAGACCGTATTTTTTTGCAAGGAATGTGGTTATGAAACGCCGAAATGGATGGGACAGTGTCCCGGCTGTCATCAGTGGAATACAATGACGGAGGAGAAGATTAATCCTGTATCAAGGGGAGTTGGAAAAAGAGGAAATAATCTGCCACATCAGCAGCTTACCGGTTTATTTGAAGTTTCCATGGAAGAAGAAGACAGGTCAAGCTCTGGTATTCCGGAACTTGACAGGGTTCTTGGTGGTGGAATTGTAAAAGGTTCCCTTACATTAGTTGGAGGAGATCCCGGTATTGGAAAGTCAACATTACTATTACAAATTTGTCGTTATCAGGCGAACAGTGGAAAAAAAGTTGTTTATGTATCCGGCGAAGAATCTTTAAAACAGATTAAAATGAGGGCACAGCGTCTTGGTGGCTTTAAAGAGAATGTTTTTCTACTTTGCGAAACAGATATCAATGCAGCCGCAGAAGCTGTAAGAGAGGCAAAACCAGATATGGTTGTAGTGGACTCTGTTCAGACAATGTACAGCGAGGAGATTACTTCCGCAGCGGGCAGTGTCAGTCAGGTAAGAGAGGTTACCTCTGTATTAATGCAGCTTGCAAAAGTAGAAGGGATTGCTGTATTTTTAGTAGGTCACGTGACAAAAGAAGGCGTAGTAGCAGGACCAAAAACATTAGAGCATATGGTAGATACGGTATTGTATTTTGAGGGAGATCAGACTGCAATTTACCGAATTCTTCGAGGAGTGAAGAATCGATTTGGCTCAACAAATGAAATTGGTGTATTTGAAATGAAGGAACAGGGGCTTGTGGAAGTAGAGAATCCATCAAAAGTAATGCTTGACGGAAGACCAACGGATGCTTCCGGATCCGTTGTTGTATGTTCGATGGAAGGGACAAGACCATTACTTATTGAAATTCAGGCGTTAGTTTCCCCTACAAGTTTTAATATGCCAAGACGTACCACCGTAGGAATTGACTTTAATAGAGTGAATCTTTTATTGGCTGTTCTTGAAAAGAAGGCTGGTATGCAGCTTGGTGGCTGTGATGCCTACGTAAACCTTGCTGGAGGAATGAAGCTTGGTGAACCGGCAATCGATCTTGGAATTATCTGTGCAGTTGTATCGAGTTATCGTAATCTCCCAGTTCATGAAGGAACATTAATTTTTGGGGAAGTAGGGCTTACCGGAGAAGTACGCGGTGTCAGTCATGTTGAACAAAGACTGGCTGAAGCCGTCAAAATGGGATTTACAAGATGCATCATGCCAAAGACAAATGCAGAAGTACTCAGTAATAATATTTGTAAGAAGATACAGGTAATTGGTGTATCAAATGTACGGGAAGTCATTCAAGTGCTGTAA
- a CDS encoding ATP-dependent Clp protease ATP-binding subunit has translation MRTEYNNYASRVLERAAQDAASCHQKYIGTEHLVLGLLSEPESLSGRVLYENGLTYENFLEAVLGESAALGDNTSQTFLGYSPKAEHVLSTSEEESLRLHAKQIGTEHILLALIKERDCIALRLMKGMNINVKKIYIDVLTATGIDMTRAQKEYQSLTAPKKNKRKNSMISSYCVDLTQKVKDGRLDPIVGRRQEIERIIQILSRRTKNSPCLVGEPGVGKTAIVEGLAQWIIRGEVPEMLWEKKVMTLDLPGMIAGSKYRGEFEERIKKLLQEVISRGDILLFVDEIHTMIGAGGAEGAIDASNIMKPFLARGEIQLIGATTREEYRKYIEKDAAFERRFQPVTVEEPSEEEAIAILNGLKDRYEQHHQVHYTAGAIQAAVELSERYISDRFLPDKAIDVMDEAASKKKVGLYTMSDEMRILEEQFDKYGKRKEEALAEGNLRKAKTNNTKQKTIETKLAKERELWEEKKSVSRITVTENDVAAVVSSWTKIPVTRISQSESQRLLGLEDTLKKRVIGQDEAVTMLAKAIKRGRVGLKDPKRPIGSFMFLGPTGVGKTELSKALAEALFGDENAMIRVDMSEYMEKHSVSKLIGSPPGYVGYEEGGQLSEQVRRHPYSVLLFDEIEKAHGDVFNILLQVLDDGQITDSNGRKVDFKNTVIIMTSNAGAQRIMAPKNLGFITERSAKEDHERMKSQVMEEVKQLFKPEFINRVDGIMVFHTLEKPQQKEIVKLLLKELSDRLSKNPGFVLNFSDKVADYVLEKGYDPQYGARPLRRAIQNELEDFLADEYLEGHIKNNDKILLDIEKDKPVIQKERKKKKTE, from the coding sequence ATGAGAACAGAATATAATAACTATGCTTCCCGGGTATTAGAAAGAGCGGCACAGGATGCTGCTTCATGCCATCAAAAATATATAGGGACCGAGCATCTTGTTTTAGGACTTTTATCAGAGCCGGAATCTCTTTCCGGGCGAGTACTTTATGAGAATGGCCTTACATATGAAAACTTTTTAGAAGCAGTTCTTGGTGAGTCGGCAGCACTTGGAGATAATACTAGTCAGACATTTCTTGGATATAGTCCTAAGGCAGAGCATGTTTTATCTACCAGTGAGGAGGAGTCACTTCGCCTTCATGCAAAGCAGATAGGAACCGAACATATTTTACTGGCGTTAATTAAAGAAAGAGATTGTATTGCTCTTCGTCTGATGAAGGGAATGAATATCAATGTTAAGAAGATTTATATTGATGTATTAACAGCAACTGGAATAGATATGACAAGGGCACAGAAAGAATACCAATCTCTGACAGCTCCTAAGAAGAATAAGCGTAAGAACTCGATGATTTCTTCATACTGTGTAGATTTAACGCAGAAAGTGAAAGATGGAAGATTAGACCCTATCGTGGGAAGAAGACAGGAAATCGAGCGAATCATACAGATCTTAAGCAGACGGACAAAGAACAGCCCCTGTCTTGTTGGTGAGCCAGGCGTTGGTAAAACGGCAATTGTAGAGGGACTCGCACAGTGGATCATCCGGGGAGAAGTGCCGGAAATGCTCTGGGAAAAGAAAGTAATGACTTTAGATCTTCCGGGTATGATCGCGGGATCAAAATATCGAGGTGAATTTGAAGAGAGAATTAAAAAACTTCTTCAAGAAGTAATCTCCAGAGGAGACATCTTACTTTTTGTAGATGAGATTCATACAATGATTGGAGCGGGTGGAGCAGAAGGTGCGATTGATGCTTCCAATATTATGAAACCATTTCTTGCCAGAGGAGAGATTCAGTTAATTGGTGCAACTACTCGTGAAGAATACCGCAAATATATTGAAAAAGATGCTGCCTTTGAGCGGCGCTTTCAGCCGGTTACGGTGGAAGAACCATCTGAGGAAGAAGCAATTGCTATCTTAAATGGTTTAAAAGACAGATATGAACAGCATCATCAGGTACATTATACAGCAGGAGCAATTCAAGCAGCAGTAGAATTATCCGAGCGATATATCAGTGACCGTTTTCTTCCAGATAAAGCAATCGATGTTATGGATGAAGCTGCTTCAAAGAAGAAAGTTGGTCTCTATACAATGTCTGATGAGATGAGGATATTAGAAGAACAATTTGATAAATATGGTAAGAGAAAGGAGGAGGCACTCGCAGAGGGAAATCTGCGTAAAGCAAAGACGAATAATACAAAGCAGAAAACTATTGAAACAAAACTGGCAAAAGAACGAGAATTATGGGAAGAAAAGAAGTCCGTAAGCCGTATCACTGTTACAGAGAATGATGTGGCAGCAGTTGTTTCTTCCTGGACAAAGATTCCGGTGACGCGGATTAGCCAGAGTGAATCCCAGCGCCTTTTAGGGTTGGAAGATACTTTGAAAAAAAGAGTCATTGGGCAGGATGAGGCTGTAACAATGCTTGCAAAGGCAATTAAGCGAGGTCGTGTCGGTTTAAAGGATCCAAAGAGACCGATCGGTTCCTTTATGTTCTTAGGACCTACTGGAGTAGGTAAAACAGAATTGTCTAAGGCACTTGCAGAAGCACTCTTTGGTGATGAAAATGCAATGATTCGTGTAGATATGTCTGAGTATATGGAGAAACACAGTGTATCTAAATTAATTGGTTCTCCTCCAGGATATGTAGGATACGAAGAAGGTGGACAGCTTTCCGAACAGGTACGACGCCATCCGTACAGCGTTCTTTTGTTTGATGAGATTGAAAAAGCACATGGAGATGTATTTAATATCCTTCTGCAGGTACTTGATGATGGACAGATTACCGATTCAAACGGCAGAAAAGTAGACTTCAAAAATACAGTGATCATTATGACCTCTAATGCAGGTGCACAACGAATCATGGCACCGAAAAATCTTGGATTTATTACAGAAAGAAGTGCTAAGGAAGATCACGAGCGAATGAAGTCTCAGGTGATGGAAGAAGTAAAACAGTTATTTAAACCAGAATTTATTAATCGTGTGGATGGTATTATGGTCTTCCATACATTGGAAAAACCACAGCAAAAAGAAATTGTAAAGTTACTTTTAAAAGAACTTTCCGACAGACTTTCAAAGAATCCTGGTTTTGTATTGAATTTTTCTGATAAAGTTGCAGATTATGTTCTTGAAAAAGGCTATGATCCACAATATGGTGCAAGACCATTACGACGAGCAATTCAGAATGAATTAGAAGATTTCCTTGCAGATGAATACCTCGAAGGACATATCAAAAATAATGATAAAATCCTTCTTGATATTGAAAAAGATAAGCCAGTTATTCAGAAAGAGCGAAAGAAGAAAAAGACAGAATAA
- a CDS encoding GntR family transcriptional regulator — MRIELDFNSPEAIYIQLRNQIVMQIAQEQLRDGDSLPSVRCLAGELGVNMHTVNKAYAMLRQEGYLKLDRRRGAVISVQISNKAEEMTKVNEYMQMIVAQAICKEITKDEMKQLIEEMYDTFLVIEEEE, encoded by the coding sequence ATGAGAATAGAACTTGATTTTAACAGCCCTGAAGCAATCTACATACAGCTTCGCAACCAAATCGTTATGCAAATTGCACAGGAACAGTTAAGGGATGGAGATTCCCTTCCTTCTGTACGTTGTCTGGCAGGAGAACTTGGTGTGAATATGCATACGGTGAATAAGGCATATGCTATGCTTCGGCAGGAAGGCTATCTGAAGCTTGACAGAAGACGCGGAGCAGTCATTTCTGTACAGATTAGTAATAAAGCAGAAGAAATGACAAAGGTGAATGAATATATGCAGATGATCGTAGCACAGGCAATCTGTAAGGAGATTACAAAGGATGAGATGAAACAGTTAATTGAAGAAATGTATGATACATTTCTTGTAATAGAAGAGGAAGAATAG
- a CDS encoding CinA family protein encodes MSSNRIMAEEPIEKKITRILLHKKMTVTAAESCTGGLVAGTLVNADGISEVFKESYITYSNEAKHKLLGVKEETLKMYGAVSRQTALEMAEGAAKAANADAAIVTTGIAGPGGGTEEKPVGLVYIGCYVKGCTIVKRCFYGGDRQGVRYSAVKEALDILYCQLLADEH; translated from the coding sequence ATGAGTTCCAATCGGATTATGGCAGAAGAACCAATTGAAAAAAAGATTACACGTATTTTGCTTCACAAGAAGATGACAGTAACAGCTGCTGAATCTTGTACGGGTGGTCTCGTGGCAGGTACCCTTGTAAATGCCGATGGAATTTCAGAAGTTTTTAAGGAGAGCTACATTACGTATTCTAATGAAGCCAAACATAAATTGCTTGGTGTAAAAGAAGAAACACTCAAAATGTATGGTGCAGTATCAAGGCAGACGGCATTAGAAATGGCAGAAGGCGCTGCGAAAGCGGCAAATGCAGATGCCGCTATTGTTACAACGGGGATTGCCGGACCCGGAGGGGGAACAGAAGAAAAACCGGTAGGATTGGTTTATATCGGTTGTTATGTAAAGGGATGTACGATTGTAAAGCGTTGTTTTTATGGAGGAGATCGTCAGGGTGTCCGTTACAGTGCAGTAAAAGAAGCACTGGATATTCTGTATTGCCAGCTTCTTGCTGATGAGCATTAA
- the pgsA gene encoding CDP-diacylglycerol--glycerol-3-phosphate 3-phosphatidyltransferase has protein sequence MNLPNKLTIVRIIMIPFFVFFLLTDFVAGSKWIATVLFCAASLTDFLDGHIARKYNLVTNFGKFMDPLADKMLVSSAFICLVAQNKIAAWIVIVIIAREFVISGFRLVASDNGVVIAASYWGKFKTNFQMFAIILLMLNLGENFPAYAGGIHIVEQILVYIALILTIVSLVDYLAKNIDVLKEGGNEK, from the coding sequence ATGAATTTACCGAATAAGCTTACAATTGTGAGAATCATTATGATTCCATTCTTTGTATTCTTTTTATTAACAGATTTTGTGGCTGGTTCAAAGTGGATTGCAACCGTTCTTTTTTGCGCAGCAAGTCTTACAGACTTTTTAGATGGACATATTGCAAGAAAGTATAATCTTGTAACAAATTTTGGAAAGTTCATGGATCCTTTAGCAGATAAAATGCTTGTTTCTTCTGCATTTATCTGTTTAGTTGCACAAAATAAGATTGCCGCATGGATCGTTATCGTAATTATTGCTAGAGAGTTTGTCATTAGTGGTTTCCGTTTAGTAGCAAGTGACAACGGTGTTGTTATTGCTGCAAGTTATTGGGGAAAGTTTAAGACAAATTTCCAGATGTTTGCTATCATTTTGCTCATGCTGAATCTTGGTGAGAATTTCCCAGCCTATGCTGGTGGTATACATATTGTTGAACAGATTCTTGTATACATTGCATTAATTCTTACGATTGTTTCTCTCGTAGATTATCTGGCAAAGAATATCGATGTACTGAAAGAGGGAGGCAATGAAAAATAA
- the rimO gene encoding 30S ribosomal protein S12 methylthiotransferase RimO has protein sequence MKNVLFVSLGCDKNLVDSEKMLGLLNEAGYRVAQEESEADAIVVNTCCFIHDAKEESIETILEMAEWKKKGDLRALIVTGCMAQRYQDEIQQEIPEVDAVIGTTGYTEIVSILDEILDRTESLQEVSPEEAVTQEKSFINCCPSIDLLPDSLADKRVVTTGGYTAYLKIAEGCNKRCTYCIIPYIRGQYRSFPMEDLLREAKNLASSGVKELILIAQETTVYGMDCYGRKALPELLTKLCEIEGIEWIRILYCYPEEITDELIAVMKKEKKVCHYLDIPIQHSEDTILKRMGRRTNRAELISLVEKLRKEIPDIVLRTTLITGFPGETEEEFNNMVDFVDKMEFDRLGVFPYSAEEGTKAAEMDGQIPEDIKESRRDEIMALQQEISAEKEERRIGQEMSVLIEGYLYEDDIYIGRTYMDAPKVDGNVFVRAEEELISGDIVPVRITGANEYDLMGDVIYADEFTE, from the coding sequence ATGAAAAATGTATTATTTGTATCATTAGGATGTGACAAAAATCTTGTAGACAGTGAAAAAATGCTTGGACTTTTGAATGAAGCGGGATATCGCGTTGCTCAGGAAGAATCGGAGGCAGATGCGATTGTAGTGAATACCTGTTGCTTTATTCATGATGCAAAGGAAGAGAGTATAGAAACAATCCTTGAGATGGCTGAATGGAAAAAGAAGGGTGACCTCAGGGCTTTGATCGTTACTGGTTGTATGGCGCAGCGTTATCAGGATGAGATTCAACAGGAGATTCCTGAAGTTGATGCGGTGATCGGAACCACTGGCTATACAGAAATTGTTTCTATTTTAGATGAAATTCTTGATAGAACAGAAAGTTTACAGGAGGTATCTCCAGAAGAAGCAGTAACACAAGAAAAATCTTTCATAAATTGCTGTCCTTCTATTGATCTGCTCCCTGATTCTCTTGCAGATAAAAGAGTAGTAACAACCGGAGGTTATACAGCATATTTAAAGATTGCAGAAGGGTGTAATAAACGCTGTACCTATTGTATTATTCCATACATTCGAGGACAGTATCGTAGTTTCCCTATGGAAGACTTATTACGGGAAGCAAAGAATCTTGCGTCAAGCGGTGTCAAAGAGCTGATTCTCATCGCGCAGGAAACAACAGTATATGGCATGGACTGCTATGGAAGAAAGGCATTACCGGAACTGCTTACAAAGCTTTGCGAGATTGAAGGTATTGAATGGATTCGTATTTTATACTGTTATCCGGAAGAAATTACAGACGAGCTTATCGCTGTCATGAAAAAAGAAAAAAAAGTTTGTCATTATCTGGATATCCCAATTCAGCATAGTGAAGATACGATATTAAAGCGTATGGGCAGAAGAACGAATCGAGCAGAATTAATTTCTCTTGTGGAGAAGTTAAGAAAAGAAATTCCGGACATTGTTCTCCGTACTACATTAATTACCGGTTTCCCTGGTGAAACAGAGGAAGAATTTAATAATATGGTAGATTTTGTAGACAAGATGGAATTTGACCGTCTGGGTGTATTCCCTTATTCCGCAGAAGAAGGAACAAAGGCTGCCGAGATGGATGGGCAGATTCCAGAAGATATAAAAGAAAGCCGAAGAGATGAGATTATGGCATTGCAGCAGGAGATTTCTGCTGAAAAAGAAGAACGTCGAATCGGTCAGGAGATGTCCGTTTTAATAGAAGGCTACTTATATGAGGACGACATTTATATTGGAAGAACCTATATGGATGCGCCAAAGGTAGACGGAAATGTATTTGTTCGTGCAGAGGAAGAATTAATTTCCGGTGACATAGTTCCTGTTCGGATTACAGGAGCTAATGAATATGATTTGATGGGAGATGTTATTTATGCCGATGAATTTACCGAATAA